From Pantoea sp. Ep11b, the proteins below share one genomic window:
- the sgrR gene encoding HTH-type transcriptional regulator SgrR, whose protein sequence is MSSSRLKQQFIRLWQSCQGQTQAITLSELADRLHCSRRHMRNLLNRMQAAGWLIWQAEAGRGKRSVLTFCYTGLALQQERAEDLLEQYRIDQLVQLVGDKNQVRQMIGAHLGRSFRQGKHILRVLYYRPLLNLLPGSPLRRSETHIARQIFNGLTRINEENGEAEPDIAHHWQQTSPLHWRFFLRPAIRFHHGRELEMEDVLATLARQRPHPLFSHIAEIASPAPWTLDIHLSQPDEGLPWLLGSVSAMILPREWPTLPDFARQPVGTGPYRVIRNQASQLKIEAFDDYFGFRALIDDVSIWVLPDISDELVYAGVRLQGESDGSDEIQEESRLEEGCYYLLFDQRSAQGRDAAVRRWVSYLFNPIALLNHAGVGYQRYWFPAYGLLPRWHHRRDLTPVEKPPGLTHLTLTWYSQHVEHEGIANALRPLLAQHGVTLVTREIDYESWYQGEAESDIWLGSVNFTLPLNYSLFAQLYEIPLLHHCLAIDWQGDAARWREKTLPLAEWSKQLVEEAGLHPLFHHWLLLEGQRSMRGVRMNTLGWFDFKSDWFAPPAL, encoded by the coding sequence ATGTCCTCATCACGTCTGAAGCAGCAGTTCATCCGCCTGTGGCAGAGCTGTCAGGGGCAGACGCAGGCGATCACCCTTAGCGAACTGGCCGATCGGCTGCACTGCTCGCGCCGCCACATGCGCAACCTGCTCAACCGGATGCAGGCCGCGGGCTGGCTGATCTGGCAGGCTGAGGCGGGTCGCGGCAAACGCTCGGTGCTGACCTTCTGCTACACCGGGCTGGCCTTACAGCAGGAGCGCGCCGAGGATCTGCTGGAGCAGTATCGCATCGATCAGCTCGTTCAGCTGGTGGGGGATAAAAATCAGGTGCGCCAGATGATCGGCGCGCATCTGGGCCGCAGCTTCCGCCAGGGCAAGCATATCCTGCGGGTGCTCTACTACCGGCCGCTGCTCAACCTGCTGCCCGGCTCGCCGCTGCGGCGCTCGGAGACCCACATTGCCCGCCAGATCTTCAACGGCCTGACGCGGATAAATGAGGAAAACGGGGAAGCCGAACCGGACATTGCACACCACTGGCAGCAGACCTCGCCGCTTCACTGGCGTTTCTTTCTGCGCCCGGCGATTCGTTTCCATCACGGCAGAGAGCTGGAGATGGAGGATGTGCTGGCCACGCTGGCGCGCCAGCGCCCTCACCCGCTCTTCTCACACATTGCAGAGATTGCCTCGCCCGCCCCCTGGACGCTCGACATCCACTTAAGCCAGCCCGACGAGGGTCTGCCCTGGTTGCTGGGCAGCGTAAGCGCGATGATCCTGCCACGCGAATGGCCCACCCTGCCCGATTTTGCCCGCCAGCCGGTGGGCACCGGCCCCTACCGGGTGATCCGCAATCAGGCGAGCCAGCTGAAAATTGAAGCCTTTGATGACTACTTTGGTTTTCGCGCCCTGATCGACGATGTCTCTATCTGGGTGCTGCCCGACATCAGCGATGAGCTGGTCTATGCTGGTGTCCGACTGCAGGGCGAGAGTGATGGCAGCGATGAGATCCAGGAGGAGAGCCGTCTGGAGGAGGGGTGCTACTACCTGCTGTTCGACCAGCGTTCCGCGCAGGGCCGCGACGCGGCGGTCCGGCGCTGGGTGAGCTACCTGTTTAACCCCATCGCCCTGCTTAATCACGCAGGTGTCGGGTATCAGCGTTACTGGTTCCCGGCCTATGGCCTGCTGCCGCGCTGGCATCACCGCCGCGACCTGACGCCGGTCGAAAAGCCGCCCGGCCTGACCCACCTGACGCTGACCTGGTACAGCCAGCATGTGGAGCATGAAGGCATCGCCAATGCGCTGCGGCCGCTGCTGGCTCAGCATGGTGTGACGCTGGTGACCCGCGAGATCGACTACGAGAGCTGGTATCAGGGCGAGGCGGAAAGTGACATCTGGCTCGGCAGCGTGAACTTTACCCTGCCGCTGAACTATTCGCTGTTCGCGCAGTTGTATGAGATCCCGCTGCTGCACCACTGCCTGGCGATCGACTGGCAGGGCGATGCGGCACGCTGGCGCGAGAAAACGCTGCCGCTGGCCGAATGGAGCAAACAGTTAGTCGAAGAGGCGGGCCTGCATCCGCTGTTTCACCACTGGCTGCTGCTCGAAGGCCAGCGCAGTATGCGCGGCGTGCGGATGAATACGCTGGGCTGGTTCGATTTTAAATCCGATTGGTTCGCGCCACCGGCGCTGTAA
- the leuD gene encoding 3-isopropylmalate dehydratase small subunit, with protein MANKFTQHTGIVAPLDAANVDTDAIIPKQFLQKVTRTGFGQHLFHDWRFEDDAGTVPTPGFVLNKPEFKGTSILLARENFGCGSSREHAPWALTDFGFHVVIAPSFADIFYGNSFNNQLLPVKLSEEQVDELFRLVAAQPGISFTVDLEAQTVTAGDKVYPFELDSFRRHCMINGLDSIGLTLQHEASISQYEQNQPAFLR; from the coding sequence ATGGCGAATAAATTTACTCAGCACACCGGCATTGTTGCGCCGCTGGATGCCGCGAACGTGGACACCGACGCGATCATCCCTAAACAGTTTTTGCAGAAGGTCACCCGCACCGGCTTTGGCCAGCATCTGTTCCATGACTGGCGTTTTGAAGATGACGCCGGTACGGTGCCGACCCCCGGCTTTGTGCTGAACAAACCCGAATTCAAAGGCACCAGCATCCTGCTGGCGCGCGAGAACTTTGGCTGTGGCTCCTCACGCGAGCACGCGCCATGGGCGCTGACCGATTTTGGTTTTCACGTCGTCATCGCGCCGAGCTTTGCAGATATCTTTTACGGCAACAGCTTCAACAACCAGCTGCTGCCGGTGAAGTTAAGCGAAGAGCAGGTGGATGAGCTGTTCAGACTGGTTGCGGCCCAGCCCGGCATCAGTTTCACGGTCGATCTGGAAGCGCAGACGGTCACCGCAGGCGACAAAGTCTATCCGTTTGAGCTGGACAGCTTCCGCCGTCACTGCATGATAAACGGTCTCGACAGCATCGGCCTGACGCTGCAGCACGAAGCGTCGATTTCACAGTATGAGCAGAATCAGCCCGCCTTTCTGCGCTGA
- the leuL gene encoding leu operon leader peptide, producing MFRFARLLGLLLNAHSLRGRLVGGIRH from the coding sequence ATGTTTCGTTTTGCTCGCCTTCTCGGTCTACTACTAAACGCACACAGCTTGCGCGGTAGACTTGTGGGCGGAATCAGACACTGA
- the ilvN gene encoding acetolactate synthase small subunit produces the protein MRRILSVLLENESGALSRVVGLFSQRGYNIESLTVAPTDDPTLSRMTIQTVGDQKVLEQIEKQLHKLVDVLRVTELGQGAYVEREIMLVKIQASGYGREEVKRNAEIFRGQIIDVTPTLYTVQLAGTSDKLDAFLNSVREVAEIVEVARSGIVGVSRGDRIMR, from the coding sequence ATGCGTCGTATTTTATCAGTTCTGCTGGAGAATGAATCCGGCGCATTATCCCGTGTCGTCGGCCTGTTCTCGCAGCGTGGCTACAACATCGAAAGCCTGACCGTGGCACCGACTGACGATCCGACCCTGTCGCGGATGACTATCCAGACTGTGGGCGATCAGAAGGTGCTGGAGCAGATCGAGAAGCAGCTGCACAAGCTGGTCGATGTCCTGCGCGTTACCGAACTGGGCCAGGGTGCTTACGTTGAGCGCGAAATCATGCTGGTGAAGATTCAGGCCAGCGGTTATGGCCGCGAAGAGGTGAAGCGGAATGCCGAGATCTTCCGCGGTCAGATTATCGACGTGACGCCAACGCTGTACACGGTTCAGCTTGCAGGCACCAGCGACAAACTGGACGCCTTCCTGAACTCCGTGCGCGAGGTGGCTGAAATCGTTGAGGTGGCGCGCTCCGGTATCGTGGGCGTTTCACGCGGCGATCGCATCATGCGTTAA
- the ilvI gene encoding acetolactate synthase 3 large subunit, with protein MEMLSGAEMVVRSLIDQGVKQVFGYPGGAVLDIYDALQTVGGIDHILVRHEQGAVHMADGLARATGEVGVVLVTSGPGATNAITGIATAYMDSIPLVILSGQVPSSLIGYDAFQECDMVGISRPVVKHSFLVKSTEEIPGVLKKAFWLAASGRPGPVVIDLPKDILNPANKLPYHWPETVSMRSYNPTIQGHKGQIKRALTTLLAAKKPVIYAGGGAITAGCEAELLQLAESLNVPVTTSLMGLGAFPGTHRQCVGMLGMHGTYEANMTMHNADLIFGVGVRFDDRTTNNLAKYCPNATIMHIDIDPTSISKTVAADIPIVGDAKQVLQQMLELQAQSDSPSGSESLHDWWQAIEGWRSRHCLEFDRTSDKIKPQAVIETISRLTKGEAYVTSDVGQHQMFAALYYPFDKPRRWINSGGLGTMGFGLPAALGVKMALPEETVICVTGDGSIQMNIQELSTALQYDLPVLVLNLNNRVLGMVKQWQDMIYSGRHSQSYMESLPDFVRLAEAYGHIGIAIEHPAELEEKLTLALETLAKGRLVFVDVTVDGSEHVYPMQIRGGSMDEMWLSKTERT; from the coding sequence ATGGAGATGTTGTCAGGAGCCGAAATGGTCGTCCGTTCGTTAATCGATCAGGGCGTTAAGCAGGTATTCGGTTATCCGGGTGGCGCAGTGCTGGATATTTACGATGCGCTGCAAACCGTCGGAGGTATCGATCACATTCTGGTACGCCACGAGCAGGGTGCGGTGCATATGGCAGATGGCCTGGCGCGCGCGACCGGCGAAGTCGGCGTGGTGCTGGTCACCTCCGGCCCCGGCGCGACCAATGCGATTACCGGTATCGCCACCGCCTATATGGATTCGATTCCGCTGGTGATTCTGTCGGGCCAGGTTCCTTCGTCCCTGATTGGTTATGACGCCTTTCAGGAGTGCGATATGGTCGGCATCTCCCGCCCGGTGGTGAAGCACAGCTTCCTGGTGAAAAGCACTGAAGAGATCCCCGGCGTCCTGAAGAAGGCGTTCTGGCTGGCCGCCAGCGGACGGCCAGGCCCGGTGGTGATCGACCTGCCAAAAGATATTCTGAACCCGGCGAATAAGCTGCCTTATCACTGGCCTGAGACGGTCAGCATGCGCTCTTACAACCCAACCATTCAGGGGCACAAAGGGCAGATCAAACGCGCCCTGACTACACTGCTGGCCGCGAAGAAGCCGGTGATTTACGCCGGTGGCGGTGCCATTACCGCAGGCTGCGAAGCAGAACTGCTGCAGCTGGCCGAAAGCCTGAACGTGCCGGTGACGACCTCGCTGATGGGACTGGGGGCGTTTCCGGGCACCCACCGTCAGTGTGTCGGTATGCTGGGCATGCACGGCACCTACGAAGCCAATATGACGATGCACAACGCCGATCTGATTTTTGGCGTCGGCGTCCGCTTCGATGACCGCACCACCAACAATCTGGCGAAATATTGCCCCAACGCCACGATAATGCATATCGACATTGACCCGACCTCTATCTCCAAAACGGTGGCGGCCGATATTCCGATTGTGGGTGATGCGAAGCAGGTACTGCAGCAGATGCTGGAGTTGCAGGCGCAGAGCGACAGCCCGTCGGGCAGCGAGAGCCTGCACGACTGGTGGCAGGCGATTGAAGGCTGGCGCAGCCGTCACTGTCTGGAGTTTGATCGCACCAGCGACAAAATCAAGCCGCAGGCCGTGATCGAAACCATCAGCCGCCTGACCAAAGGCGAGGCCTATGTGACCTCGGATGTGGGCCAGCACCAGATGTTTGCGGCGCTCTATTATCCGTTCGATAAACCGCGTCGCTGGATCAACTCCGGCGGTCTCGGCACGATGGGCTTCGGCCTGCCTGCCGCGCTGGGCGTGAAGATGGCGCTGCCGGAAGAGACGGTTATCTGCGTCACGGGCGATGGCAGTATCCAGATGAATATTCAGGAGCTGTCGACCGCGCTGCAGTACGATCTGCCGGTGCTGGTGCTGAACCTGAATAACCGGGTGCTGGGCATGGTGAAGCAGTGGCAGGATATGATCTACTCGGGCCGTCACTCTCAGTCTTATATGGAGTCGCTGCCTGATTTCGTCCGCCTGGCAGAAGCCTATGGCCACATCGGGATCGCCATTGAGCATCCGGCAGAACTGGAAGAGAAGCTGACGCTGGCGCTGGAAACCCTGGCGAAGGGGCGTCTGGTCTTTGTGGATGTCACCGTTGACGGTAGCGAACACGTCTACCCGATGCAGATTCGCGGTGGCAGCATGGATGAGATGTGGTTAAGCAAAACGGAGAGGACATAA
- the leuA gene encoding 2-isopropylmalate synthase, whose protein sequence is MSQQVIIFDTTLRDGEQALQASLSVKEKLQIALALERMGVDVMEVGFPVSSPGDFESVQTIARTIKNSRVCGLARCVEKDIDAAYESLRVAEAFRIHTFIATSPMHIATKLRSTLPEVIERAVHMVKRARNYTSDVEFSCEDGGRTPIDDLCRMVEATINAGATTINIPDTVGYTLPGEYAHIISELMNRVPNIDKAIISVHTHDDLGMATGNALAAVQAGARQVEGTMNGLGERAGNCALEEVIMAIKTRQQIMNVHTNIHHQEIYRTSQMVSQICNMPIPANKAVVGSNAFAHSSGIHQDGVLKNRENYEILTPESIGLHKIQLNLTSRSGRAAVKHRMEEMGYAEQDYNLDTLYDAFLKLADKKGQVFDYDLEALAFINKQNEEPEHFQLREFNVQTGSGITATASVNLGCGDEAKSDAATGNGPVDAVYQAINRITQFDAELVDYKLTAKGHGENALGQVDIVVAYNGRKFHGVGLATDIVESSAKAMVNALNNIWRARQVEQELQRKFKDQKETV, encoded by the coding sequence ATGAGTCAGCAAGTCATTATTTTCGATACCACTCTGCGCGACGGTGAACAGGCTTTGCAGGCCAGCCTGAGTGTGAAAGAAAAATTGCAGATCGCGTTAGCGCTGGAGCGCATGGGCGTGGATGTGATGGAAGTCGGTTTCCCGGTCTCCTCACCTGGCGACTTTGAGTCCGTACAGACTATCGCGCGGACCATTAAAAACAGCCGGGTCTGCGGTCTGGCGCGCTGCGTCGAGAAAGATATCGATGCCGCGTATGAATCGCTGCGCGTGGCCGAGGCCTTCCGCATTCATACCTTTATCGCCACCTCGCCGATGCATATCGCGACCAAACTGCGCAGCACACTGCCGGAGGTGATTGAGCGCGCGGTGCATATGGTGAAGCGGGCGCGTAACTACACCAGCGACGTAGAGTTCTCCTGCGAAGATGGCGGCCGTACCCCGATTGATGACCTGTGCCGGATGGTGGAAGCCACGATTAACGCCGGTGCCACCACCATTAATATCCCGGACACCGTCGGCTACACCCTGCCGGGCGAATATGCCCATATCATCAGCGAGCTGATGAACCGCGTACCGAACATTGATAAAGCGATCATCTCTGTGCATACCCATGACGATCTGGGGATGGCAACCGGCAACGCCCTGGCGGCGGTTCAGGCGGGCGCGCGTCAGGTTGAGGGGACGATGAACGGCCTGGGCGAACGTGCAGGTAACTGTGCGCTGGAAGAGGTGATCATGGCGATTAAAACCCGTCAGCAGATCATGAACGTCCACACCAATATTCATCATCAGGAGATCTATCGCACCAGCCAGATGGTCAGCCAGATCTGCAACATGCCGATCCCGGCCAATAAAGCGGTGGTCGGTTCCAACGCCTTCGCTCACTCCTCCGGTATCCATCAGGATGGCGTGCTGAAAAATCGCGAAAACTACGAGATCCTGACGCCGGAGTCGATCGGCTTACATAAAATTCAGCTGAACCTGACCTCGCGTTCCGGTCGTGCGGCGGTAAAACATCGCATGGAAGAGATGGGCTATGCCGAGCAGGATTACAACCTGGATACCCTGTATGACGCCTTCCTGAAGCTGGCCGACAAGAAAGGTCAGGTCTTCGACTACGACCTGGAGGCGCTGGCCTTTATCAACAAACAGAACGAAGAGCCGGAGCATTTCCAGCTGCGTGAATTCAACGTCCAGACCGGCTCCGGCATCACCGCCACCGCCTCCGTTAATCTGGGCTGCGGTGATGAGGCCAAATCCGATGCGGCAACCGGTAACGGTCCGGTGGATGCGGTTTATCAGGCGATTAACCGGATCACCCAGTTTGACGCGGAGCTGGTGGACTACAAACTGACCGCCAAAGGCCATGGTGAAAATGCACTGGGCCAGGTCGATATCGTGGTCGCCTATAACGGCCGCAAGTTCCACGGCGTCGGTCTGGCGACTGATATCGTCGAATCCTCCGCCAAAGCAATGGTCAACGCTCTGAACAACATCTGGCGTGCCCGTCAGGTCGAACAGGAATTGCAGCGCAAATTTAAAGATCAGAAGGAAACCGTATAA
- the leuB gene encoding 3-isopropylmalate dehydrogenase, whose product MSSSSHIAVLPGDGIGPEVMAQAMKVLDAIRQRFDLQITTQEYAVGGIAIDQYGEPLPPATVAGCEQADAILFGSVGGPKWEHLPPASQPERGALLPLRKHFKLFSNLRPAALYSGLEAFCPLRSDIAAKGFDILCVRELTGGIYFGQPKGREGSGPEERAFDTEVYHRFEIERIARIAFESARKRRNKVTSVDKANVLQTSVMWREIVNEVAKEYPDVQLSHIYIDNATMQLIKDPSQFDVLLCSNLFGDILSDECAMITGSMGMLPSASLNEAGFGLFEPAGGSAPDIAGQNIANPVAQILSLSLLLRYSLNADAAADSIERAISRALEQGYRTKDLAGDGPAVSTDEMGSIIARFIAEEK is encoded by the coding sequence ATGTCCAGCTCCTCTCATATCGCAGTTTTACCCGGTGACGGCATCGGCCCGGAAGTGATGGCGCAGGCGATGAAAGTGCTGGATGCCATCCGCCAGCGTTTTGATCTGCAGATTACTACTCAGGAATATGCGGTCGGCGGCATCGCTATCGATCAGTATGGCGAACCTCTGCCACCCGCGACCGTGGCCGGCTGCGAGCAGGCCGACGCGATCCTGTTTGGCTCTGTTGGCGGCCCGAAATGGGAACACCTGCCGCCCGCCTCACAGCCGGAGCGCGGTGCCCTGCTGCCGCTGCGTAAGCACTTTAAGCTGTTCAGTAACCTGCGTCCGGCGGCGCTCTACAGCGGACTGGAAGCATTCTGCCCGCTGCGCAGCGACATCGCCGCGAAGGGCTTCGATATTCTGTGCGTACGTGAACTGACCGGCGGCATCTACTTTGGTCAGCCGAAAGGACGTGAAGGCAGCGGCCCGGAAGAGCGCGCCTTCGATACTGAGGTCTATCACCGCTTTGAGATCGAGCGCATCGCCCGCATCGCCTTCGAGTCCGCCCGCAAGCGTCGCAACAAGGTCACATCGGTCGATAAAGCGAACGTGCTGCAGACCTCGGTCATGTGGCGTGAGATTGTCAACGAGGTGGCTAAAGAGTACCCGGACGTACAGCTGAGCCACATCTATATCGACAACGCCACCATGCAGCTGATCAAAGATCCTTCGCAGTTTGATGTGCTGCTCTGCTCCAACCTGTTTGGTGACATTCTCTCTGACGAATGCGCCATGATCACCGGCTCGATGGGGATGCTGCCCTCCGCCAGCCTGAACGAAGCGGGCTTTGGCCTGTTCGAACCGGCCGGTGGCTCCGCGCCGGATATCGCGGGTCAGAATATTGCTAACCCGGTCGCCCAGATCCTGTCGCTGTCGCTGCTGCTGCGTTACAGCCTGAATGCTGATGCGGCTGCCGATAGTATCGAACGCGCCATCAGCCGTGCGCTGGAACAGGGCTACCGCACCAAAGATTTAGCCGGTGATGGCCCTGCGGTCAGCACAGATGAGATGGGCAGCATCATTGCCCGCTTTATCGCCGAGGAAAAATAA
- a CDS encoding MFS transporter yields the protein MKSLLTRQRRINPVYLAFMVASFMLGVAGALQAPTLSLFLTREVQARPFWVGLFFTLNAVAGIVVSMLVAKRSDSVGDRRHIILFCCLMALANALLFAFTRHYLTLLTLGVLLSALASVSMPQLFALAREYADQSAREAVMFSSIMRAQLSLAWVIGPPLSFALALNYGFVTLFSVAAALFLICILLVWFTLPSVPRSQPLMQSGGLPISGWRDRDVRLLFIASVVMWTCNTMYIIDMPLYISTTLGLPEKLAGLLMGTAAGLEIPVMLLAGHYARRIGKRRLMLIAVAAGVLFYLGLVLFNSRASLMVLQLFNAVFVGIIAGIGMLWFQDLMPGRPGAATTLFTNSISTGMILAGVIQGTLSERLGHEAVYWLAFGLAVVALVMSARVRDV from the coding sequence ATGAAATCGCTGTTAACGCGGCAGCGCCGCATCAATCCGGTTTACCTCGCTTTTATGGTCGCCTCTTTCATGCTGGGCGTGGCCGGTGCATTGCAGGCACCGACCCTCAGCCTGTTTCTGACGCGCGAGGTGCAGGCGCGACCCTTCTGGGTCGGCCTGTTTTTTACCCTCAATGCGGTAGCCGGGATCGTGGTGAGTATGCTGGTGGCAAAACGCTCTGACAGCGTGGGCGACCGGCGTCATATCATCCTCTTCTGCTGCCTGATGGCGCTGGCCAATGCGCTGCTGTTCGCCTTTACCCGGCACTATCTGACGCTGCTCACTCTGGGCGTGCTGCTGTCGGCGCTGGCCAGTGTGTCCATGCCTCAGCTCTTTGCGCTGGCGCGGGAGTATGCCGACCAGTCGGCACGCGAAGCGGTGATGTTCAGTTCGATCATGCGTGCGCAGCTTTCGCTGGCGTGGGTGATCGGGCCGCCGCTCTCCTTTGCTCTGGCGCTGAACTACGGCTTCGTCACGCTGTTCAGCGTGGCCGCCGCGCTGTTTCTGATCTGTATCCTGCTGGTCTGGTTTACCCTGCCGTCGGTGCCGCGCAGCCAGCCGCTGATGCAGAGCGGCGGGCTGCCGATAAGCGGCTGGCGCGATCGGGATGTGCGCCTGCTGTTCATCGCCTCGGTGGTGATGTGGACCTGCAACACCATGTATATCATCGATATGCCGCTCTATATCAGCACCACGCTGGGCCTGCCGGAGAAGCTGGCCGGTCTGCTGATGGGCACGGCGGCCGGGCTGGAGATCCCGGTGATGCTGCTGGCGGGCCACTATGCGCGTCGTATCGGTAAGCGCCGGTTAATGCTGATCGCGGTGGCGGCCGGCGTGTTGTTCTATCTGGGGCTGGTGCTGTTTAACTCCCGCGCGTCACTGATGGTGCTGCAGCTGTTTAACGCCGTGTTTGTCGGGATTATTGCGGGCATCGGGATGCTGTGGTTTCAGGATCTGATGCCGGGACGGCCAGGCGCAGCGACCACGCTGTTCACCAACTCCATCTCGACCGGCATGATCCTGGCGGGGGTGATTCAGGGGACGCTCAGCGAGCGGCTGGGGCATGAGGCGGTTTACTGGCTGGCGTTCGGACTGGCGGTGGTGGCGCTGGTGATGTCGGCGCGGGTGCGCGACGTATAA
- the leuC gene encoding 3-isopropylmalate dehydratase large subunit codes for MKTLYQKLFDAHVVHEAPNETPLLYIDRHLIHEVTSPQAFDGLRAHGRKVRQPGKTFATMDHNVSTQTKDINASGEMARIQMQELMKNCAEFGVQLYDLNHPFQGIVHVIGPEQGMTLPGMTIVCGDSHTATHGAFGSLAFGIGTSEVEHVFATQTLKQGRAKTMKIEVLGQASTGITAKDIVLAIIGKTGSAGGTGYVVEFCGPAIQALSMEGRMTLCNMAIEMGAKAGLVAPDETTFSYLKGRQFSPQGEKWDQAVEYWRTLKSDEGAHYDAVVTLQAEEIAPQVTWGTNPGQVIAVDQLIPNPASFADPVERASAEKALAYMNLQPGIRLTDVAIDKVFIGSCTNSRIEDLRAAAAIAKGRRVAPGVIAMVVPGSGPVKAQAEAEGLDKIFLEAGFEWRLPGCSMCLAMNNDRLNPGERCASTSNRNFEGRQGRGGRTHLVSPAMAAAAAVTGHFADIRELTTGA; via the coding sequence ATGAAAACCTTATACCAGAAGTTATTTGATGCTCATGTCGTTCACGAAGCGCCGAATGAAACGCCGTTACTCTACATCGATCGTCACCTGATCCATGAAGTGACCTCGCCCCAGGCTTTCGACGGGCTGCGCGCGCACGGGCGTAAAGTCCGTCAGCCGGGCAAAACCTTTGCCACCATGGATCACAACGTCTCGACGCAGACCAAAGACATCAATGCCTCCGGCGAGATGGCGCGTATTCAGATGCAGGAGCTGATGAAGAACTGCGCAGAGTTTGGCGTCCAGCTGTATGACCTGAACCACCCTTTCCAGGGCATCGTCCACGTTATCGGCCCTGAGCAGGGCATGACGCTGCCGGGCATGACCATCGTCTGCGGCGACTCGCACACCGCGACGCACGGCGCTTTTGGCTCGCTGGCCTTTGGTATCGGCACCTCTGAAGTCGAGCATGTGTTTGCCACTCAGACGCTGAAACAGGGTCGGGCTAAAACCATGAAGATCGAAGTGCTGGGTCAGGCTTCCACCGGCATTACCGCAAAAGATATCGTGCTGGCGATCATCGGCAAAACCGGCAGCGCAGGCGGTACCGGCTATGTGGTTGAATTCTGCGGCCCGGCGATCCAGGCGCTGAGCATGGAAGGCCGTATGACCCTGTGCAACATGGCGATCGAAATGGGCGCGAAAGCGGGCCTGGTCGCACCGGATGAGACGACCTTCAGCTACCTGAAGGGTCGCCAGTTCTCGCCGCAGGGTGAGAAATGGGATCAGGCCGTAGAGTACTGGCGCACGCTGAAGTCTGACGAGGGCGCGCACTATGATGCGGTGGTGACGCTGCAGGCGGAAGAGATTGCGCCGCAGGTGACCTGGGGCACCAACCCGGGCCAGGTGATCGCAGTCGATCAGCTGATCCCGAATCCGGCCTCGTTTGCCGATCCGGTGGAGCGCGCCTCTGCGGAAAAAGCGCTGGCCTACATGAACCTGCAGCCCGGCATCCGTCTGACCGACGTCGCGATTGATAAGGTGTTCATCGGCTCCTGCACCAACTCCCGTATTGAAGACCTGCGTGCGGCGGCCGCGATCGCCAAAGGCCGCAGGGTCGCGCCGGGCGTGATTGCGATGGTGGTACCGGGTTCCGGTCCGGTGAAGGCGCAGGCTGAAGCGGAAGGTCTGGATAAAATCTTCCTGGAAGCGGGCTTTGAATGGCGTCTGCCGGGCTGCTCGATGTGTCTGGCGATGAATAACGACCGTCTGAATCCGGGCGAGCGCTGCGCCTCCACCAGCAACCGTAACTTTGAAGGCCGTCAGGGCCGCGGTGGCCGGACGCATCTGGTCAGCCCGGCGATGGCCGCAGCGGCGGCCGTGACCGGCCACTTTGCCGACATCCGTGAACTGACGACAGGAGCTTAA